In Nocardia sp. NBC_00403, one DNA window encodes the following:
- a CDS encoding Ig-like domain-containing protein, with amino-acid sequence MALGRRRLLIGFAGTGGLALAGCGLREPAPAKPATIRFDPPPGTHDIDARSPGMVTVTDGTLRSVEWIDETGRSLPGVPAPDHRTWTSTEPLGYGHTYTAKAVAHGETGDVTTTTTCTTVQPQQLVDVSLRSANLVELAENDTYGVGFVLVAHFDEPVDRAAAERHLKVTTQPTVTGGWYWLDDQNAHWRPAQYHVPGTRITITAELFGRALGEGRYGLRDQRVSVIIGPAHVAIADDDTKQIEVFDNGNLVRTMPTSMGKGGTAAVGSRYLSFWTRPGVYTVLDRNDPVIMDSASYGLPTNSGGYRTSINHAVRISHDGIFVHELAASMWAQGNTNVSHGCLNISPNDAAWFYDFVIPGDVVEVRNTGGDPLDIWQNGDWSIPWSDWLRGGAPT; translated from the coding sequence GTGGCATTGGGACGTCGTCGGCTACTGATCGGCTTCGCCGGTACGGGTGGCCTCGCCTTGGCCGGATGCGGGCTGCGAGAACCCGCGCCCGCCAAACCCGCCACAATCCGATTCGATCCCCCACCCGGCACCCACGACATCGATGCACGCAGCCCCGGCATGGTCACGGTCACCGACGGGACACTGCGGTCGGTCGAATGGATCGACGAAACCGGCAGATCACTGCCGGGTGTACCGGCACCCGATCATCGAACCTGGACCAGCACCGAACCACTCGGCTACGGACATACCTACACCGCGAAAGCCGTGGCACACGGCGAAACCGGCGACGTCACCACGACGACAACCTGCACCACGGTACAACCGCAACAGCTCGTCGACGTCTCCCTGCGCTCCGCCAATCTCGTCGAGCTGGCCGAAAACGACACCTACGGAGTGGGTTTCGTGCTCGTCGCCCATTTCGACGAACCCGTCGATCGGGCGGCTGCGGAACGCCACCTGAAGGTCACCACCCAGCCAACCGTCACCGGTGGCTGGTACTGGCTCGACGATCAGAACGCACACTGGCGGCCGGCGCAATATCACGTACCGGGAACCAGGATCACGATCACGGCCGAACTCTTCGGCCGCGCGCTCGGCGAGGGCCGCTACGGCCTGCGCGACCAACGGGTGTCGGTGATCATCGGCCCCGCGCACGTCGCGATCGCCGACGACGACACCAAACAGATCGAGGTCTTCGACAACGGGAACCTGGTGCGAACCATGCCCACATCGATGGGCAAGGGCGGCACCGCGGCCGTCGGGTCGAGATATCTGTCGTTCTGGACCCGCCCCGGTGTCTACACCGTGCTGGACCGAAACGACCCGGTGATCATGGACTCCGCCAGCTACGGCCTGCCGACCAACTCCGGCGGCTACCGCACGAGCATCAACCACGCGGTCCGCATCAGCCACGACGGAATCTTCGTGCACGAACTGGCCGCAAGCATGTGGGCCCAAGGCAACACCAACGTCTCACACGGCTGCCTGAACATCTCCCCCAACGATGCCGCATGGTTCTACGACTTCGTCATCCCCGGCGACGTCGTCGAGGTCCGCAACACCGGCGGCGACCCCCTCGACATCTGGCAGAACGGCGATTGGAGCATCCCCTGGTCCGACTGGCTTCGCGGCGGCGCCCCCACGTGA
- a CDS encoding SAM-dependent methyltransferase, with the protein MRTDGDSWDINTSVGSTALFVAAARALGGRAADAPAQDPFAELFVRAAGGEWADLLDDRVPDHPLLTPEFGIQFQQHQVARTRYFDDYLYAAAAAGIRQVVILAAGLDARAYRLPWPDGTVVYELDRPQVLEFKCETLAQAGRQPSAERHEVPVDLREDWPKALCDSGFDPALSTAWLVEGLLIYLSPAAQDQLFDAVVSLSAPGSRVAIEQMDPLPAEAAASMAERGDAGSDWVRLIYNDPHSEVTEWFTDRGWTGERVYLNDYIRDLGHTPAAEQSLISLVTVVRP; encoded by the coding sequence ATGCGCACAGATGGAGATTCCTGGGACATCAATACCAGTGTGGGATCTACGGCGTTGTTCGTCGCGGCGGCTCGCGCGCTGGGCGGCCGCGCGGCCGATGCGCCGGCGCAGGACCCGTTCGCCGAGCTCTTCGTGCGGGCCGCGGGCGGGGAGTGGGCCGACCTGCTCGACGATCGAGTGCCCGACCATCCATTGCTGACCCCCGAATTCGGAATTCAGTTTCAGCAGCATCAGGTCGCCCGCACCCGGTACTTCGACGATTACCTCTACGCGGCCGCGGCCGCCGGCATCCGGCAGGTGGTCATCCTCGCGGCCGGCTTGGACGCCCGCGCGTACCGGCTGCCGTGGCCCGACGGCACCGTCGTCTACGAGCTCGACCGGCCGCAGGTGCTGGAGTTCAAGTGCGAAACTCTCGCCCAGGCTGGGCGCCAGCCGAGCGCCGAGCGCCATGAGGTGCCGGTGGACCTGCGTGAGGACTGGCCGAAAGCGTTGTGCGACAGCGGCTTCGATCCTGCCCTGTCGACTGCGTGGCTGGTGGAGGGCCTGCTGATCTATCTGTCGCCGGCTGCACAGGACCAGCTGTTCGACGCCGTCGTCTCGCTCAGCGCGCCCGGTAGCCGGGTCGCGATCGAGCAGATGGATCCGCTGCCCGCGGAGGCCGCCGCCTCGATGGCCGAGCGCGGCGACGCGGGCTCGGACTGGGTGCGGTTGATCTACAACGACCCCCACAGTGAGGTCACCGAGTGGTTCACCGACCGCGGGTGGACCGGCGAGCGCGTCTACCTCAACGACTACATCCGCGACCTCGGCCACACTCCGGCCGCCGAGCAGTCATTGATCAGCCTGGTCACCGTCGTGCGGCCCTGA
- a CDS encoding ArsR/SmtB family transcription factor, with product METLLHSDALARFGHALSDPTRTQILLRLRTGPSYPSDMAEQIGVTRQILSNHLACLRGCGLVVAVPEGRRNRYELADVRIGAALGDLLGLVLAVDPACCPVADSEGCC from the coding sequence GTGGAGACGTTACTGCACAGTGACGCGCTGGCCCGGTTCGGTCACGCGCTCTCGGATCCGACCCGCACCCAGATCCTGTTGAGGCTGCGCACCGGCCCGTCCTATCCCTCGGACATGGCCGAGCAGATCGGGGTGACGCGCCAGATCCTGTCCAACCATCTGGCCTGTCTCCGAGGGTGCGGCTTGGTCGTTGCGGTTCCCGAGGGGCGGCGCAACCGCTACGAGTTGGCCGATGTGCGCATCGGGGCCGCGCTCGGTGATCTGCTCGGGCTGGTGCTGGCCGTCGATCCGGCGTGCTGCCCGGTCGCCGACTCGGAGGGGTGCTGCTGA
- a CDS encoding cation transporter — MSAPLGLPSLPPTAIALRPSPQRRAVLSRRIRWLVAATITYNVIEAIIALSEGARVSSTALIGFGLDSVIEVSSAAAVAWQFAGRDPEKREKIALRIIAFSFFALAAYVAADSARGLLGVGEARHSTIGIVLAAVSLAVMPMLSSAQRRAGRELGSASAVADSKQTLLCTYLSAVLLVGLLLNSLLGWSWADPIAALVIAAIAVKEGINAWRGDTCCPSPTTLGAMTSGGADTHNCDCCD, encoded by the coding sequence ATGTCGGCTCCGCTGGGGCTGCCGTCGCTGCCGCCGACGGCCATCGCACTCCGTCCTTCACCACAGCGGCGGGCGGTGCTGTCGCGCCGGATCCGCTGGTTGGTCGCCGCGACCATCACCTACAACGTCATCGAGGCGATCATCGCCCTGAGCGAGGGCGCCCGGGTCTCCTCGACCGCGCTGATCGGATTCGGCCTGGACTCGGTAATCGAGGTGTCCTCCGCCGCGGCGGTCGCCTGGCAGTTCGCCGGCCGCGACCCCGAGAAGCGGGAGAAGATCGCGCTGCGGATAATCGCCTTCTCCTTCTTCGCCCTGGCCGCCTACGTCGCCGCGGACTCGGCGCGTGGCCTGCTCGGAGTAGGGGAAGCCCGGCACTCGACGATCGGAATCGTGCTGGCTGCAGTGAGTTTGGCAGTGATGCCGATGCTGTCGTCCGCGCAGCGCCGCGCCGGACGTGAACTAGGTTCCGCCTCCGCGGTCGCCGATTCCAAGCAGACGCTGCTGTGCACGTACTTGTCGGCGGTGCTGCTGGTCGGCCTGCTACTCAACAGCCTGCTCGGCTGGTCGTGGGCCGACCCGATCGCGGCTCTGGTCATCGCCGCGATCGCGGTCAAGGAAGGCATCAATGCCTGGCGCGGCGATACCTGCTGCCCGTCACCGACCACCCTCGGCGCCATGACCAGCGGAGGTGCAGACACGCACAACTGCGATTGCTGTGACTGA
- a CDS encoding GNAT family N-acetyltransferase, whose protein sequence is MKIREYHERDKDECLRIFVSNTPEFFAPHEISEFDTFLDNPRCSYHVIEENGVIVACGGWVIRPDRSSSLCWGMVSRSEHRRGIGAYLLHERLHLISADGSASCVLLETSQRSSPFFERLGFVTTRTERDGFAPGIDAVAMRLDIASRDVP, encoded by the coding sequence GTGAAGATCAGGGAATACCACGAACGAGACAAGGACGAGTGCCTGCGCATCTTTGTCAGCAACACGCCTGAGTTCTTCGCGCCCCACGAGATTTCGGAGTTCGACACTTTCCTCGACAACCCGCGCTGCTCCTACCACGTCATCGAGGAAAACGGTGTCATCGTGGCATGTGGCGGATGGGTGATCCGCCCCGACCGTTCGTCATCGCTGTGCTGGGGGATGGTGAGCAGGTCCGAACACCGTCGAGGTATCGGGGCCTATTTGCTCCACGAGCGCCTGCACCTGATTTCTGCAGACGGCTCGGCATCGTGTGTCCTCCTGGAGACCAGCCAACGTTCCAGCCCGTTTTTCGAACGTCTGGGCTTCGTGACCACCCGGACCGAGCGTGATGGTTTCGCCCCCGGTATCGACGCGGTAGCTATGCGGCTGGACATCGCGAGCCGCGACGTTCCCTAG
- a CDS encoding DUF4097 family beta strand repeat-containing protein produces MPAFATPEPITLTVEVLSAEVRVIASDRSDTVVEVRPADKSKTGDVRAAAHTRVDFTAGTLTVTAPKDWRTYTPFGGNPSIEVTIEVPTGSRLKATAAVGRLLGTGGLGECDLEIAAGDITVERPLGSVTAKAAKGDIRIDEASRGVLRLETSMGELEVGIRAGSAVRLETNTLHGTVQNVMGPVDRPRDTTDIVRVDARNSFGNIIIRHATAA; encoded by the coding sequence ATGCCCGCATTCGCGACACCGGAACCGATCACCCTCACCGTCGAGGTGCTCTCCGCTGAGGTCCGGGTCATCGCCTCCGACCGTAGCGACACCGTCGTCGAGGTCCGGCCGGCCGATAAGTCCAAGACCGGTGACGTGCGCGCCGCAGCACACACCCGGGTCGATTTCACCGCCGGCACCCTGACGGTGACAGCACCGAAGGATTGGCGGACCTACACCCCGTTCGGTGGTAACCCGTCGATCGAGGTGACCATCGAGGTGCCCACCGGCTCCCGACTGAAGGCCACCGCCGCGGTGGGCCGACTGCTGGGCACCGGTGGACTCGGTGAGTGCGACCTGGAGATCGCCGCCGGCGACATCACCGTCGAACGCCCGCTCGGTTCGGTGACAGCGAAGGCCGCCAAGGGTGACATCCGTATCGACGAAGCCTCACGCGGTGTGCTGCGGCTGGAAACCTCCATGGGCGAGCTGGAGGTGGGTATCCGCGCGGGCAGTGCGGTGCGGCTGGAAACGAACACCCTGCACGGCACCGTGCAGAACGTGATGGGACCGGTCGACCGGCCGCGGGACACCACGGACATTGTGCGGGTGGACGCACGTAACTCGTTCGGCAACATCATCATCCGGCACGCCACCGCCGCCTAG
- a CDS encoding DUF899 domain-containing protein has product MTTTPNDPTTALPARPPVVDLATWQTARDELLVREKAHTRAGDALAAARRRLPMVELDGTVEVVGPDGPVPFLDLFQGRDELVVYKHMWYDGAPHQGQCEGCTTTAWHLKDAVYLNARGVSFAILTTGRWDEVASYIEFMGYTQPWYSVRDMDEPVGGSMGYITCFLRDGDHVFLTYSTTGRGNEPINGSLGLLDMTPYGRREAWEDNPEGWPEPPQADSPVGGHGSPICWYWRTDGQRCCHLGPDQPPRAAVDPPRRDPRGDPRPARPPLTRLRRRRRQTRKVGPAPGSGRDLLPGSRWDRLAGPAGRRPAAPDRLRPVSPARARGAGSTQRCVNVCVWPTGVAQCRPRP; this is encoded by the coding sequence ATGACGACCACGCCGAACGACCCGACCACCGCGCTGCCTGCCCGCCCGCCCGTTGTCGACCTCGCCACCTGGCAGACCGCCCGTGATGAGCTTCTGGTCCGCGAGAAGGCCCACACCCGCGCGGGCGACGCCCTCGCCGCGGCCCGCCGCCGGCTGCCGATGGTGGAGCTCGACGGGACGGTCGAGGTCGTCGGACCCGACGGCCCGGTCCCGTTCCTGGACCTGTTCCAGGGCCGCGACGAACTCGTGGTCTACAAGCACATGTGGTACGACGGCGCACCACACCAGGGGCAGTGCGAGGGCTGCACCACCACGGCCTGGCACCTGAAGGACGCCGTCTACCTCAACGCCCGCGGCGTCTCGTTCGCCATCCTGACCACGGGCCGTTGGGACGAGGTGGCCTCCTACATCGAGTTCATGGGCTACACCCAGCCCTGGTACTCGGTGCGCGACATGGACGAGCCGGTCGGCGGCAGCATGGGTTACATCACCTGCTTCCTGCGCGACGGCGACCACGTGTTCCTCACCTACTCCACGACGGGCCGTGGCAACGAGCCGATCAACGGGTCCCTCGGCCTGCTCGACATGACGCCCTACGGCCGCCGCGAGGCGTGGGAGGACAACCCCGAGGGCTGGCCCGAGCCCCCTCAGGCCGATTCGCCGGTTGGTGGACATGGCTCGCCGATTTGCTGGTACTGGCGCACGGACGGCCAACGGTGTTGCCACCTGGGGCCCGACCAGCCGCCCCGTGCCGCAGTGGACCCGCCCCGGCGCGACCCCCGTGGAGACCCTCGGCCGGCACGGCCACCACTGACACGCCTTCGTCGTCGTCGTCGGCAAACCCGAAAAGTTGGACCGGCGCCTGGTTCTGGACGCGATCTTCTACCTGGTTCGCGGTGGGATCGCCTGGCGGGCCCTGCCGGCCGACGTCCCGCCGCACCAGACCGTCTACGCCCTGTTTCGCCGGCCCGCGCGCGTGGTGCCGGATCTACGCAGCGCTGCGTGAACGTGTGCGTCTGGCCGACGGGCGTGGCCCAGTGCCGACCGCGGCCGTGA
- a CDS encoding discoidin domain-containing protein, with the protein MLGALTMARPANMRATVFGLATKPPYVVPQMLDGNLETYWQSDPRMSDGTSPFVRVDLESVRSLDRIDIYFGTPAGGLLPPSGEVDTSVDGANWRHQASLAAGQPEMHVSLPAGTQAQYVRVSFDAVKPNLAIRSFQVRQSVPLQITREAADFGVPVTAQEGHH; encoded by the coding sequence GTGCTCGGCGCGCTCACCATGGCGCGGCCTGCAAACATGAGAGCCACGGTGTTCGGCCTCGCGACCAAGCCCCCATACGTGGTACCACAAATGTTGGACGGGAATCTCGAAACCTACTGGCAGAGTGACCCGCGCATGAGCGACGGCACATCCCCATTCGTACGGGTCGACCTCGAAAGTGTGCGGTCGTTGGACAGAATCGACATCTATTTCGGTACCCCGGCCGGCGGATTGCTGCCACCATCCGGGGAAGTGGATACTTCCGTCGATGGTGCGAATTGGCGCCACCAGGCCTCGCTTGCCGCCGGGCAGCCCGAGATGCACGTTTCCTTGCCCGCAGGTACTCAGGCGCAATATGTCCGAGTGAGCTTCGACGCTGTCAAGCCGAATCTCGCCATTCGATCGTTCCAGGTTCGGCAGTCGGTCCCGCTGCAGATCACTCGTGAAGCCGCCGATTTCGGTGTTCCGGTAACGGCACAAGAGGGGCATCACTGA
- a CDS encoding arylsulfatase, producing the protein MGIVADLIPGGDTLPFPPSPSGSIAGRTMQESVYRPRPKVRRLPEDAPNVVIVLIDDAGPGLPDTLGGEVRTDTLSRICADGVSYNRFHTTAMCSPTRAALLTGRNHHRVGNGQIAEFSNDWDGYSGHIPRSSATVATVLRHYGYSTAAFGKWHNTPAEETTSAGPFDNWPTGVGFDYFYGFLAGEASQYEPNLVRNTTIVGPPQTPEQGYHLSADLADDAIDWLRKHKAFDADKPFFVYWASGCLHGPHHIMKEWADRYAGKFDDGWDAYRQRVFARAKDTGWIPPEAELTERHPEMAAWDDIPDDEKPFQRRLMEVAAGFAEHCDVQVGRLVDELDRLGYGENTLIFYIWGDNGSSGEGQDGTICELLAQNGIPTTVAQHIAALDQLGGLDALGSPKTENQYHAAWAWAGSTPFKGLKLLASHLGGTRNPMAVRWPATIIPDPVPRDHFLHCNDVVPTIYDIIGIAAPRMVDGFPQDPLDGVGFAETLLDRDAPGGKTTQYFEVMGSRAIYHDGWMASAFGPRVPWVPGLPPGITEWTPDDDVWELYHLDEDYSQNRDLAAQHPDKLAQLKEIFAIEAAKNKVLPIGGGLWVPVLHPDQRICPPYTRWEFPGHITRMPEFCAPALGNKNNRVTLDATVPDHASGVLYALGGSGGGLTCYLDDGYLCYEYNLFILMRTKIRSTTPLTSGRKTIELITEYTEPRPGGPLHITACVDGEQIAEGVVPISVPLAFTANECLDIGTCLGSPVSLDYYDRAPFPFTGHIDTMRVEYT; encoded by the coding sequence ATGGGAATTGTTGCCGATCTGATCCCCGGTGGCGATACGCTGCCGTTCCCGCCGTCCCCGTCCGGCAGCATCGCTGGACGCACTATGCAGGAATCGGTGTATCGACCACGGCCGAAGGTACGTCGACTGCCCGAGGACGCACCCAACGTGGTGATCGTTTTGATCGACGACGCCGGGCCCGGACTACCGGACACCTTGGGCGGCGAGGTTCGCACCGACACCCTGAGCCGGATCTGCGCGGATGGGGTGTCCTACAACCGATTCCACACCACAGCGATGTGCTCGCCGACGCGGGCGGCGCTGCTGACCGGCCGCAATCACCACCGCGTGGGCAACGGCCAGATCGCCGAGTTTTCCAACGACTGGGACGGTTACTCCGGACACATTCCCCGCTCCAGCGCCACTGTAGCGACGGTCCTGCGGCACTACGGCTACAGCACCGCCGCATTCGGCAAATGGCACAACACTCCGGCAGAGGAGACCACCTCGGCCGGGCCGTTCGACAACTGGCCCACCGGGGTCGGCTTCGACTACTTCTACGGCTTCCTCGCCGGCGAGGCCTCGCAATACGAGCCCAACCTGGTCCGCAACACCACCATCGTCGGGCCCCCGCAGACCCCTGAGCAGGGCTACCACTTGAGCGCGGACCTCGCCGATGACGCGATCGACTGGCTGCGCAAACACAAGGCGTTCGACGCGGACAAGCCATTCTTCGTGTACTGGGCCAGCGGCTGCCTGCACGGACCGCACCACATCATGAAGGAATGGGCCGACCGGTACGCGGGCAAGTTCGACGACGGGTGGGACGCCTACCGGCAGCGGGTCTTCGCACGGGCCAAGGACACCGGATGGATCCCGCCCGAGGCGGAACTGACCGAGCGGCACCCTGAGATGGCGGCGTGGGACGACATCCCCGACGACGAGAAACCGTTCCAGCGGCGGCTGATGGAGGTCGCGGCCGGGTTCGCCGAGCACTGCGATGTCCAGGTCGGTCGCCTCGTCGACGAGCTGGATCGGCTCGGCTACGGCGAGAACACCCTGATCTTCTACATATGGGGCGACAATGGATCCTCCGGTGAGGGGCAGGACGGGACCATCTGCGAACTGCTCGCCCAGAACGGCATTCCCACCACGGTGGCTCAACACATCGCCGCCCTCGACCAGCTCGGCGGACTCGACGCGCTGGGATCGCCGAAGACCGAGAACCAATACCACGCCGCGTGGGCATGGGCGGGCAGCACACCGTTCAAGGGGTTGAAGCTGCTGGCCTCACACCTCGGCGGCACCCGCAACCCGATGGCAGTCCGCTGGCCCGCCACCATCATCCCCGACCCTGTGCCGCGCGACCACTTCCTGCACTGCAACGACGTCGTCCCGACGATCTACGACATCATCGGGATCGCCGCGCCCCGGATGGTGGACGGATTCCCGCAGGACCCGCTCGACGGTGTCGGTTTCGCCGAGACACTCCTCGACCGGGACGCACCCGGCGGCAAAACTACCCAGTACTTCGAGGTCATGGGCAGCCGCGCCATCTACCACGATGGCTGGATGGCATCGGCGTTCGGTCCGCGGGTGCCATGGGTGCCCGGCCTGCCGCCCGGCATCACCGAATGGACACCCGACGACGACGTGTGGGAGCTGTACCACCTCGACGAGGACTACTCCCAGAACCGCGACCTCGCCGCACAGCACCCGGACAAGCTCGCCCAGCTGAAGGAGATCTTCGCGATCGAAGCGGCGAAGAACAAAGTACTCCCGATCGGCGGCGGACTGTGGGTGCCGGTCCTGCACCCCGACCAACGAATCTGCCCGCCCTACACGCGGTGGGAGTTCCCCGGCCACATCACCCGGATGCCCGAATTCTGCGCACCCGCATTGGGCAACAAGAACAACCGGGTCACCCTCGACGCAACCGTCCCCGACCACGCCAGCGGCGTCCTCTACGCGCTCGGCGGCTCCGGCGGTGGACTGACCTGCTACCTCGACGACGGCTACCTCTGCTACGAATACAACCTGTTCATCCTCATGCGCACCAAGATTCGGTCCACGACACCACTGACCAGCGGCCGCAAAACCATCGAGCTGATCACCGAATACACCGAACCCCGCCCCGGCGGGCCCCTGCACATCACCGCCTGCGTCGACGGCGAACAGATCGCCGAAGGCGTCGTTCCCATCAGCGTGCCACTGGCCTTCACCGCCAACGAGTGCCTCGACATCGGCACCTGCCTCGGCTCACCGGTGTCCCTGGACTACTACGACCGGGCCCCGTTCCCGTTCACCGGCCACATCGACACGATGCGCGTCGAATACACCTGA
- a CDS encoding 3-hydroxyacyl-CoA dehydrogenase: protein MSTLDKVTVLGGGVLGGQIAWHCAFKGKTVVIYDISEEALDRCRGAHGQYASIYLAEIGASEQDIADTYARLTYTTDIASAVAGQDLVVEAVPEIPELKTKVYTEIAGLLDARTLIATNSSTLLPRDFAEATGRPGKYCALHFANLIWTLNVAEIMAHPGTAADTLTHITEFAIEIGMVPVPMHREQNGYVLNTWLVPLLNAAQTLVTNGVATPEDIDRTYMIVNRGVPRGPMGVFDVIGMKTAYDVLAYWGERNDDQQMLANAAYLKENFLHQGKLGLQSGQGYYNYPDPAYADPDFLSVPQISSASDIAARAMLT, encoded by the coding sequence ATGTCAACGCTCGATAAGGTGACTGTGCTCGGTGGCGGAGTTCTCGGCGGACAGATCGCCTGGCACTGCGCTTTCAAGGGCAAAACTGTTGTCATCTACGACATTTCGGAAGAAGCGCTGGACCGGTGCCGCGGAGCTCACGGCCAGTACGCGTCGATCTATCTCGCCGAAATCGGCGCGTCAGAGCAAGATATCGCCGATACCTACGCCCGGCTGACCTACACCACCGACATTGCGTCGGCAGTGGCCGGCCAGGACCTCGTGGTCGAGGCGGTTCCCGAGATCCCGGAACTCAAGACAAAGGTGTACACCGAGATCGCGGGCCTGCTGGACGCTCGCACACTTATCGCGACGAACTCCTCGACGCTACTGCCTCGCGATTTCGCCGAGGCGACCGGCCGTCCCGGCAAGTACTGCGCGCTGCACTTCGCGAACCTGATCTGGACGTTGAACGTCGCCGAGATCATGGCGCATCCCGGTACGGCCGCCGACACCCTGACGCACATCACGGAATTTGCCATCGAGATCGGCATGGTTCCCGTGCCGATGCACCGGGAGCAGAATGGATACGTCCTCAACACCTGGCTGGTCCCACTCCTGAACGCCGCCCAAACACTCGTCACCAACGGTGTCGCGACACCGGAGGACATCGACCGGACCTACATGATCGTCAACCGGGGAGTCCCACGCGGACCCATGGGCGTATTCGACGTGATCGGCATGAAGACCGCCTACGACGTGCTCGCCTACTGGGGAGAACGCAACGACGACCAGCAGATGCTCGCCAATGCCGCCTATCTGAAGGAGAACTTCCTGCACCAGGGGAAGCTCGGGCTGCAGTCCGGACAGGGTTACTACAACTATCCGGACCCCGCCTACGCCGATCCCGACTTCCTTTCCGTACCACAGATATCGAGCGCTTCCGACATAGCAGCACGCGCAATGCTCACCTAG